From the genome of Torulaspora globosa chromosome 2, complete sequence, one region includes:
- the SLM1 gene encoding phosphatidylinositol 4,5-bisphosphate-binding protein (ancestral locus Anc_2.267), giving the protein MSKHNTMTSHLSEVLAQQQHNLQQLQNLQQRAKSLTSNEYPGNTNYMPQSPGIRQQQVYDQQPQVPLQSQPYPMDGLTSGSPAADTLTTQGGRTNSMSTYQNAANIVAPVGIQASSGSAQGQFMQQAPAQGQAPIQAHLRQQQTPVNGQETAVQQPQAAMPGSNRAAMQGRNSLTNASSVSRARTSMNRNNANAQQDPRSPLVILMPTNAQPTEVLANRFAAWRTVIRAIITYLTETASIQDEIVRQQLRLTHAVQFPFFATENQHQPSAPEDRSIQKFFLPLGNGSIQDLPTILNQYHGSLASHASRTSKELTNEVIPRLEDLRRDLLVKMKEIKSLQSDFKNSCSKELQQTKQDLRNFLESIEEAKYGTAKQDPYLTKIILDRQIKKQLTEENFVHEAFDNLENSGAELEKVVVMEIQNALTIYARLLGEEAQLVFDCLLSKMEVGFFSKDPQLEWENFILRDPNFIVPNLPMRKMKEIVYKNQNDPLTYEIRSGVLERRSKFLKSYSRGYYVLTPTFLHEFKTADRKKDIVPVMSLSLNECSVTEHSKKGSSDDRFILHAKQNGLIHRGHNWVFRADNYETMMAWFEDLKIFASIGNAQEKAKAVIERLGLQVDSKGQPNSKLSSSPNPARPSMSQPPQDQQRVSMDVQSNNMDILTHNNIPSSTPRLDNQTNTITTSSIPDTRDFEIDNSIPNIYIDIPANEAKNKR; this is encoded by the coding sequence ATGTCGAAACATAACACCATGACTTCGCATTTGTCCGAGGTTCTGGCTCAACAGCAACATAATTTGCAgcaacttcaaaatttgCAGCAGCGTGCCAAGAGTTTGACCTCTAACGAATATCCAGGAAATACCAATTACATGCCACAAAGCCCAGGAATACGCCAGCAGCAAGTGTACGATCAGCAACCTCAAGTACCCCTGCAGTCTCAGCCGTACCCGATGGATGGCTTGACATCGGGTTCTCCGGCCGCCGACACATTGACTACTCAGGGGGGACGTACGAACAGCATGTCTACGTATCAGAACGCCGCAAATATTGTCGCCCCAGTGGGCATCCAAGCATCTAGTGGTTCGGCGCAGGGCCAGTTTATGCAACAAGCACCGGCACAAGGACAGGCTCCGATTCAAGCCCATCTCcgacagcagcagactCCAGTCAATGGCCAAGAGACCGCTGTGCAACAGCCCCAGGCAGCTATGCCCGGCTCGAACAGAGCCGCAATGCAGGGAAGAAATTCTTTAACGAACGCCTCGAGCGTTTCAAGAGCTAGGACTTCTATGAATCGCAATAACGCTAACGCACAACAGGACCCCAGATCTCCGCTTGTGATTTTAATGCCAACGAACGCGCAACCGACAGAAGTTCTAGCTAATCGGTTTGCCGCCTGGAGAACTGTCATCAGAGCCATCATAACATATCTGACTGAAACCGCATCGATTCAGGACGAAATTGTCAGACAACAGTTGAGGTTGACACATGCAGTCCAGTTCCCATTTTTCGCTACTGAAAATCAGCACCAGCCCTCTGCCCCAGAAGATAGGTCTATCCAAAAGTTTTTCTTACCTTTGGGTAATGGATCTATCCAAGATTTACCAACTATTCTGAATCAATATCACGGCTCTTTAGCCTCTCATGCATCTCGCACTTCGAAAGAATTAACCAACGAAGTTATTCCTCGCTTGGAGGATCTGAGGCGCGATTTACTGGTTaagatgaaagaaatcaagTCGTTACAATcggatttcaagaattcaTGTTCTAAGGAATTACAACAAACTAAGCAGGATTTAAGAAATTTCTTAGAATCTATCGAAGAGGCAAAATATGGGACTGCCAAGCAAGATCCCTACCTAACAAAGATAATACTGGATAGACAAATTAAGAAGCAGCTGACTGAAGAGAATTTCGTTCATGAGGCGTTTGACAATTTGGAAAATTCTGGAGCCGAACTGGAAAAAGTGGTAGTGATGGAAATCCAAAATGCTCTGACCATCTATGCACGTCTATTGGGAGAAGAAGCCCAACTAGTTTTCGACTGTCTATTGTCAAAGATGGAGGTTGGATTCTTTAGTAAGGATCCGCAACTTGAATGGGAGAACTTCATTTTGAGAGACCCCAACTTTATCGTTCCAAACTTGCcaatgaggaaaatgaaggAGATTGTTTACAAGAATCAAAACGATCCACTGACTTATGAAATTAGATCAGGCGTTTTGGAAAGGAGGtccaaatttttgaaaTCTTACTCGAGAGGCTACTATGTTTTAACTCCGACCTTCTTACATGAGTTCAAGACTGCCGATAGGAAGAAAGATATTGTTCCTGTCATGTCCTTGTCTCTGAATGAATGTAGTGTTACGGAACACTCAAAGAAAGGGTCTTCTGATGATCGGTTTATCCTACACGCCAAACAGAATGGCCTGATCCACCGCGGTCACAACTGGGTATTTAGGGCCGATAACTATGAGACAATGATGGCATGGTTtgaggatttgaagatttttgCATCAATCGGTAATGCTCAAGAGAAAGCTAAGGCCGTTATCGAAAGACTTGGTTTGCAAGTTGATTCAAAGGGGCAGCCAAACTCTAAGCTCTCATCTTCCCCCAACCCTGCCAGGCCCTCGATGTCACAGCCACCTCAAGACCAGCAACGTGTCAGCATGGATGTACAAAGTAACAACATGGACATCCTAACTCACAACAATATACCGTCTTCTACACCCAGGCTGGACAATCAAACTAATACGATCACAACGTCTTCCATCCCAGATACCAGGgactttgaaattgacaATTCCATTCCAAACATATACATTGACATTCCTGCTAATGAAGCCAAAAACAAGCGGTAA
- the YIP3 gene encoding Yip3p (ancestral locus Anc_2.269), whose amino-acid sequence MNIIDQATRISALMKLLLTLVKQLSRFTEDLSMDRIKSEIRSLQGRLSSVRPPQEFFNVKNVSKPQNFGDIQSRVSYNLKYFSTNYALIIGALGIYTLLTNFLLLFVIVFVLIGVAGINKLNGQDLVTPFGSFKTNQLYTGLLFVAVPLGFLASPISTLLWLIGASAVTVLGHASFMEKPIETVFEEETV is encoded by the coding sequence ATGAATATTATCGACCAAGCTACGCGGATTAGCGCGCTGATGAAGCTTTTACTAACCCTGGTTAAGCAACTCTCCCGTTTCACTGAGGACCTTTCAATGGATCGTATCAAGAGCGAAATCAGGTCTTTGCAGGGTAGACTGTCTTCGGTTCGTCCGCCACAGGAGTTTTTCAATGTTAAGAACGTGTCAAAACCTCAGAATTTCGGCGATATCCAATCTAGAGTGTCTTACAACCTGAAATACTTCTCGACTAACTACGCTCTAATCATAGGTGCGCTTGGTATCTACACTCTGTTGACAAACTTTCTCTTACTGTTTGTGATTGTGTTCGTGTTGATCGGCGTTGCTGGGATCAACAAGCTGAACGGACAGGACTTGGTAACACCGTTCGGCTCTTTCAAGACAAACCAACTTTATACTGGTTTGCTTTTTGTCGCAGTTCCGCTGGGCTTTCTTGCGTCCCCGATATCGACGCTACTTTGGTTGATCGGGGCCTCCGCAGTCACCGTGCTCGGACACGCTTCCTTCATGGAAAAGCCTATCGAGACGGtcttcgaagaagaaaccgTCTGA
- the BOP3 gene encoding Bop3p (ancestral locus Anc_2.270), producing the protein MNTPKNSHSATRDERPRSLFEVLFGAKVEDTNLTANVLEKALELRIEQERTKQQYYRLENASRTIELFTMAKEYGVPSYEIPKLFGGEELNIGSSGFRSGASNIGVPTSTVTDCSVKQPLCYKFPPAGSNLRPKPVAGDATTLAARRANSPARIGAYAVAALNEAASLKEEDQQLKFSPFPTNANHSVASHSRNLSLPVAKTAGSDIPSEMTSILSFGKDYNEQISNSAGFGDSNQPGLRKASMVHKKHRRTRSGSSFGVIDLNMVDAHKQLSLPKLKTQVDQLPIQSTEKNPEKRFDYDEITCSENSSRNGSPTQSKNTNSVANLLNSG; encoded by the coding sequence ATGAACACACCAAAGAATTCGCACTCTGCAACAAGAGATGAACGGCCGAGATCGCTATTTGAAGTATTATTCGGAGCCAAGGTGGAAGATACAAACCTAACTGCTAATGTATTGgagaaggctttggaaCTGAGAATAGAACAGGAGCGTACAAAACAACAGTACTACAGACTTGAGAACGCAAGCCGCACAATAGAATTGTTCACGATGGCCAAAGAGTACGGAGTACCGTCGTATGAAATTCCGAAGCTCTTCGGCGGTGAAGAATTGAACATCGGAAGCTCGGGTTTTAGAAGTGGCGCCTCCAACATCGGGGTTCCAACTTCAACTGTCACTGATTGTTCCGTTAAGCAACCTCTATGTTACAAATTCCCCCCTGCAGGCAGCAATTTACGGCCAAAGCCGGTAGCCGGAGACGCAACAACCTTAGCTGCACGACGAGCCAATTCACCTGCTCGAATAGGGGCATACGCTGTTGCTGCTTTGAATGAGGCGGCTTCGTTaaaggaggaagatcaGCAGTTGAAGTTTTCGCCCTTCCCAACTAATGCCAATCACTCTGTGGCGAGTCACAGCCGCAACCTCTCATTACCAGTGGCCAAAACCGCTGGTTCTGATATCCCATCCGAAATGACATCGATTTTGAGTTTCGGAAAGGATTATAACGAGCAGATATCAAATAGTGCTGGATTTGGCGATTCGAACCAGCCAGGCCTGCGAAAAGCCTCAATGGTACATAAGAAGCATCGAAGGACACGATCAGGGTCCTCATTTGGCGTAATTGATTTAAACATGGTAGACGCACATAAGCAACTGAGCCTTCCTAAATTGAAGACACAGGTCGATCAACTCCCGATTCAAAGCACAGAAAAAAATCCTGAGAAACGATTCGATTATGACGAGATTACATGCAGCGagaacagcagcaggaaTGGAAGTCCCACGCAGTCTAAGAATACTAACTCAGTAGCTAATTTGTTGAATAGCGGTTAA
- the SHQ1 gene encoding Hsp90 cochaperone SHQ1 (ancestral locus Anc_2.271), which produces MLTPDFVVTQDEKFVFIKIKVSTIRFNAAALEMAVEGSVFVFYLSPYYLRLAFPHEVVDDERASAKYCSKDESIDIQLPKLKEGTFFEDLDVPTKLLARRGDLIGADAASKRDDRCKKPLIQEIGSGNENLEKEDLQAISAAGDSFSWEIEQTADKQNSRLLSIKYGFEDAYDTSVSVSVSNGNDINELDDPERTTPNNRVKERLRKEDLKFDPEYYVSEYMIKRYASPEDLVINGIEEVMKFTPPLVKDYLKWYKNSDDRNSVMPIVFTEKEQEQMQKYIPRKEYLVSEPKKLYVTILCLLFAYIFEQMETGGVHNTESAWSIGKLTPQICFLDQQLLLKDATEGVSLIKAAIITGIRRSLSYPLHRNYDLSTKAWTFVYYVLRGGKRLVTRCLLDIHEIFRFHDVYYVYNRILLDDLCSWFISQGSENVTRSLALEMKKELDQISKDEIEFNCISGVDEDTGELATENMTIREMEILAERQFQESEGAS; this is translated from the coding sequence ATGCTAACTCCAGATTTTGTTGTTACCCaagatgagaaatttgTATTTATCAAGATTAAAGTCTCCACTATAAGGTTCAACGCGGCTGCTTTGGAAATGGCAGTTGAGGGAAGCGTCTTTGTATTTTACCTGTCACCTTACTACTTGAGGCTGGCATTCCCCCACGAGGTTGTTGACGACGAAAGAGCTTCAGCTAAATACTGTTCCAAAGATGAATCTATCGATATACAGCTTCCCAAGCTCAAGGAGGGAactttctttgaagatttaGATGTACCGACAAAGCTACTGGCAAGACGAGGGGATTTGATAGGAGCTGACGCAGCATCGAAGCGAGATGATCGATGCAAAAAGCCCTtgattcaagaaattggCTCTGGAAACGAAAATCTCGAAAAAGAGGACCTGCAGGCTATCAGCGCAGCTGGagattctttcagctgGGAAATTGAGCAAACAGCAGATAAACAAAATAGCAGGTTACTCTCTATAAAATATGGTTTTGAAGATGCGTACGATACTAGCGTTTCCGTGTCTGTTTCGAACGGAAACGATATAAATGAGCTTGATGATCCGGAGCGCACAACGCCAAATAATCGTGTGAAGGAAAGGCTTCGCAAAGAGGACCTGAAATTCGACCCTGAATACTATGTGTCAGAATATATGATTAAGCGATATGCGTCTCCGGAAGATTTGGTAATTAATGGTATAGAAGAAGTCATGAAATTTACTCCGCCGCTAGTGAAGGATTATTTGAAGTGGTACAAGAACAGTGATGACAGGAACTCTGTGATGCCCATAGTATTCACCGAAAAGGAACAAGAACAAATGCAAAAATATATACCGAGGAAAGAGTATCTGGTAAGCGAGCCCAAGAAATTATATGTGACAATACTTTGCTTACTGTTCGCATATATATTTGAACAGATGGAAACAGGAGGCGTTCACAACACAGAGTCTGCTTGGTCTATTGGGAAGCTGACCCCTCAAATATGCTTCTTAGATCAGCAATTACTGTTGAAGGACGCCACTGAGGGCGTATCTTTGATAAAGGCTGCCATCATCACGGGAATAAGGAGGTCTTTGAGTTATCCATTGCACAGAAACTACGATCTGTCGACCAAAGCTTGGACCTTTGTATACTACGTACTTCGGGGCGGTAAAAGACTGGTGACGAGATGCCTGCTCGATATACACGAGATTTTCAGATTCCATGACGTGTATTACGTGTACAACAGGATTTTACTGGACGACCTTTGTTCGTGGTTTATCTCTCAGGGAAGCGAGAATGTAACCAGAAGCTTGGCTCTGGAAATgaaaaaagagctggatcAAATAAGTAAGGACGAGATAGAATTCAATTGCATATCAGGAGTAGACGAGGATACCGGTGAATTGGCTACTGAAAATATGACCATCAGAGAAATGGAGATCTTGGCGGAAAGGCAATTTCAAGAGTCAGAAGGCGCTTCTTAA
- the DPH1 gene encoding 2-(3-amino-3-carboxypropyl)histidine synthase (ancestral locus Anc_2.272) — protein sequence MSSEQRSIPRRKFVGARRQDTSCETSCNNSSIVHKPKGRISTRAINHIPDDILNDKDLNEAIKLLPQNYNFEIHKTVWNIRKHGAKRVALQMPEGLLMYSLIISDILEQFCNCETVVMGDVSYGACCIDDYTARALDCDFIVHYAHSCLVPIDVTTIKILYVFVTISVEEDHIIKTLKKNFAVGARLAVFGTIQFNPTIHSIREKLLSDEAHVIYVIPPQIKPLSRGEVLGCTSERLNEEQFDAMIYIGDGRFHLESAMIHNPGIPAYRYDPYNRKFTREGYDQRRLVELRSDAIATAAQGQTFGLILGALGRQGNLATVEKLEEKLTAAGKTVVKIVLSEIFPQKLAMFDNIDVFVQVACPRLSIDWGYAFSKPLLTPYETNVLLKQDVMFTEKYYPMDYYEASGYGRGKTPTHAVRDT from the coding sequence ATGAGTTCGGAGCAGAGATCAATTCCTCGAAGAAAGTTTGTAGGAGCGAGAAGACAGGATACCTCTTGCGAAACATCATGCAATAATAGTTCTATAGTGCACAAGCCGAAAGGTAGGATCAGCACTCGAGCCATCAATCACATACCTGACGATATTCTGAATGACAAGGATCTGAACGAAGCTATAAAGCTATTGCCACAGAATTACAACTTTGAAATACACAAAACTGTCTGGAACATCAGAAAACATGGAGCTAAACGAGTAGCGCTTCAAATGCCCGAGGGTCTTTTGATGTATTCACTAATTATAAGTGACATTCTGGAGCAATTTTGCAATTGCGAGACTGTTGTTATGGGTGATGTTTCCTACGGGGCATGCTGTATCGACGACTACACCGCCAGAGCCTTGGACTGTGACTTTATTGTCCATTATGCGCATTCATGCCTTGTCCCCATAGATGTCACTACGATCAAAATCCTTTACGTCTTTGTCACTATCAGTGTCGAAGAAGACCATATAATAAAGACATTAAAGAAGAACTTCGCAGTTGGAGCCCGCTTAGCAGTTTTTGGCACAATTCAATTCAATCCGACAATTCACAGCATCAGAGAAAAGCTTCTCTCTGATGAAGCTCATGTCATATATGTGATACCACCGCAGATAAAACCACTATCCAGGGGCGAGGTCCTGGGGTGTACTTCCGAAAGACTGAACGAAGAACAGTTTGACGCCATGATCTACATTGGCGATGGAAGATTCCATTTGGAATCGGCGATGATCCATAACCCGGGAATCCCAGCCTATAGATATGACCCGTACAACCGTAAATTTACAAGAGAAGGTTACGACCAACGCCGACTCGTCGAGCTAAGATCAGATGCCATAGCGACAGCAGCACAAGGCCAGACTTTCGGACTGATATTGGGTGCCCTAGGAAGACAGGGCAATTTAGCCACCGTCGAAAAACTGGAGGAGAAGTTaactgctgctggaaaaaCAGTTGTCAAGATAGTATTGAGTGAGATCTTCCCTCAAAAACTAGCCATGTTCGACAACATAGACGTCTTTGTGCAGGTGGCATGTCCCAGATTATCGATCGATTGGGGTTACGCATTCAGTAAGCCCTTATTAACGCCGTATGAAACCAACGTTTTGCTCAAACAAGATGTTATGTTCACAGAGAAATACTATCCCATGGACTATTATGAAGCGAGCGGTTATGGTCGCGGGAAGACGCCTACCCATGCGGTTCGAGATACTTAA
- the COG6 gene encoding Golgi transport complex subunit COG6 (ancestral locus Anc_2.273), with protein sequence MDFIDLEAFSVIDSSAEKASDSSLPEPSSLLDLSTLSIDSGTNEASFKIPDLRNREDVSGSGKDNLYDRMAQHASMLMSKVDKRAVDAEATKALRGKTSHFMEPSRTFMTPAELKNLPDKNPSASEVTTDLLLRKLSNILNEHTLTNYQTRTQIRKSLQLLEENKERLQLDESRLIDSGFVGNLARKSMRSGLENELLKEHLLVLEELRPIIRRIKRFSIPVEKIKAAGQSIVDSHGLTSEDDKESVSKDIELLCSQAKRLRLKKSILSSMKDHFTLTQVEDDYLLNGPVDVQFFRIVDKAIKIKEHTVVLLSLPSSTAADALIRRINQVLESVYRKVFNHLIDFLHNYDSGSNSFAQATIPPSKSDRTIFKKSVVCLSNDLKYFNEFLKRVTAMRSKGILDEFLSQFDYNPNESRPILLSAGDPLRYVGDVLASVHASIANEADFVKPLFKFQEDLNIVTMHNKELFDGLDTKVFNEVVRSLANPSRIRIEQVIRFEEDPVINFEIIRLLDLYQLMYHRQGINTNNIVIENLKSLQEISKTRIEDFFTKYLGDIPSVSDKFNDSMPPEWLYGYINKLVELFEAHEQGGDWETKKRSAVINGAFLENFVSNPIDEVLMKRLQQETPLAKKNDEARYSLLSVQINCLDLIKSRLQPFANSILAREEKAVNIWKSIGQKMDDFINRMLDLQFKLLMERCGLGLYYNLLNMIFPIASVQDELDYDMYLSLSDNPLMNLETINDKVNKRLNEYVPQALTDIQDNLMFKLMSPTIADYICDSCLAKLCLFYATFRKVMIHLYPERTEDICNILNFSEEEFKALVGVK encoded by the coding sequence ATGGACTTTATTGACCTTGAAGCCTTCTCGGTgatcgattcttcagcagaaAAGGCTTCCGATAGCTCTCTACCTGAACCGTCATCGCTGCTAGATCTTTCAACCTTATCAATTGATTCTGGCACCAATGAAGCGAGTTTCAAGATACCTGATCTCCGTAACAGGGAAGATGTTTCTGGTTCTGGGAAGGACAATCTTTACGATAGGATGGCCCAACATGCTAGTATGCTAATGTCAAAGGTCGACAAGAGAGCGGTAGACGCAGAAGCAACGAAGGCTTTACGAGGGAAGACATCTCATTTTATGGAGCCCAGTAGAACTTTCATGACACCTGCAGAACTCAAAAATTTGCCTGACAAGAATCCCTCCGCTTCTGAAGTGACGACTGATCTCCTATTGAGGAAGCTCTCCAACATCCTGAATGAACACACGTTGACAAATTACCAGACGAGGACGCAGATTAGAAAGTCCCTGCAACTTCTAGAGgagaacaaagagagaCTGCAGTTGGATGAAAGCAGGTTGATTGATTCAGGCTTTGTTGGAAATCTCGCTAGAAAATCAATGAGAAGTGGTCTTGAAAACGAGCTACTAAAAGAGCATCTGCTGGTCCTCGAAGAATTAAGGCCTAtaatcagaagaatcaaaCGGTTCTCCATTCCAGTTGAGAAAATCAAAGCTGCTGGGCAAAGCATCGTCGATAGTCATGGTCTGACAAGCGAGGATGACAAAGAAAGCGTATCAAAGGACATTGAATTACTTTGTTCACAGGCTAAACGTTTAAGATTAAAAAAAAGCATTTTGTCTTCAATGAAGGATCATTTCACTTTGACCCAAGTTGAGGATGACTATCTGTTGAACGGCCCTGTGGATGTGCAATTCTTCCGAATCGTTGACAAGGCAATAAAAATTAAAGAACATACAGTCGTTTTGTTGTCTCTACCGAGCTCCACGGCTGCAGATGCATTGATACGGAGAATTAATCAAGTCCTAGAGAGCGTCTATCGAAAAGTGTTTAATCATTTGATTGATTTCCTGCACAACTACGATTCTGGATCTAATTCGTTTGCACAAGCTACTATACCGCCTAGCAAGAGCGACCGGACCATTTTTAAAAAATCTGTCGTTTGCTTGTCCAACGATCTAAAGTACTTTAATGAGTTTTTGAAACGAGTGACCGCTATGCGCTCGAAGGGCATATTGGATGAATTCCTGTCTCAGTTTGATTACAATCCCAATGAGTCGAGGCCTATCTTGCTATCCGCAGGCGACCCACTTCGATACGTTGGTGATGTTTTAGCGAGCGTGCATGCATCTATTGCGAACGAGGCAGATTTTGTGAAACCACTATTCAAATTTCAGGAAGACTTAAACATAGTGACGATGCATAACAAAGAACTTTTTGATGGCCTCGACACCAAAGTGTTCAATGAGGTTGTCAGATCACTTGCTAATCCTTCCCGAATTAGAATTGAGCAGGTTATtagatttgaagaagatccGGTCATTAATTTTGAGATAATTCGGCTGCTGGACTTGTACCAATTAATGTATCACAGACAAGGTATCAATACCAATAATATTGTGATAGAGAACCTGAAATCTTTACAAGAGATATCAAAGACTCgaattgaagatttcttCACAAAGTACCTAGGCGACATTCCTTCGGTGTCTGATAAGTTTAATGATTCAATGCCGCCAGAGTGGCTTTACGGCTATATAAACAAGCTTGTTGAGCTATTCGAGGCTCACGAACAAGGAGGTGATTGGGAGACTAAAAAGAGAAGTGCAGTGATTAATGGTGCATTCTTAGAAAACTTTGTTTCAAATCCAATTGACGAAGTTTTAATGAAGAGACTGCAGCAAGAGACTCCATTGGCGAAGAAAAATGACGAAGCCAGATATTCTCTGCTTTCTGTGCAAATAAATTGCCTCGATCTCATTAAATCACGTCTTCAGCCCTTTGCCAACAGCATACTTGCTCGCGAGGAGAAAGCAGTGAATATATGGAAGAGCATAGGACAAAAAATGGATGATTTTATCAATCGTATGCTTGATCTGCAattcaagctgctgatggAAAGGTGCGGCCTGGGCTTGTACTATAATCTGTTGAATATGATTTTCCCAATTGCATCAGTGCAGGATGAACTCGACTACGACATGTACCTCTCGTTATCGGATAATCCACTAATGAACCTTGAGACAATAAACGATAAAGTCAACAAGCGGTTGAATGAATATGTGCCTCAGGCGCTGACTGACATACAAGACAATCTTATGTTTAAATTGATGTCTCCTACGATTGCGGATTACATTTGCGATAGTTGTTTAGCGAAGTTATGCCTCTTTTACGCCACTTTTAGGAAGGTTATGATACACCTATATCCTGAGAGGACTGAAGATATCTGCAATATCTTGAATTTCTCGGAAGAAGAGTTTAAAGCTTTGGTTGGCGTTAAATGA